In one Vicia villosa cultivar HV-30 ecotype Madison, WI unplaced genomic scaffold, Vvil1.0 ctg.000236F_1_1_1, whole genome shotgun sequence genomic region, the following are encoded:
- the LOC131625737 gene encoding putative F-box protein PP2-B12: MTQFEELPEGCIATILSRTTPIDACRLSVVSNTFRSASDSDAVWNQFLPSDSQFMDSIISNSPPLANVPSKKALYLALSDRPIIVDNGLKSFQLDRKSGKICYMLAARSLSIAWVDDGRYWEWISMPNSRFRKVAKLHIVCWLDIRGMINMRDLSPNTQYAAYLVFNLINASGFHNPNSPVEISVDVEGGCRSTKNVYLDPTVEDRSHNREVGLQQTSVRNDGWLEIEIGEFFNPGLEDEEVQMNVKETNDYSSKMGLFVEGIEVRPK; encoded by the exons atgaCACAGTTTGAAGAATTGCCTGAAGGATGCATCGCCACCATACTCTCTCGTACTACTCCCATTGACGCCTGCAGACTCTCCGTCGTTTCAAATACTTTCCGATCTGCTTCCGATTCCGACGCTGTCTGGAATCAATTTCTTCCTTCCGATTCTCAATTCATGGACTCTATCATCTCTAATTCTCCTCCACTTGCCAACGTTCCTTCCAAAAAGGCTCTCTACTTAGCTCTATCTGATCGCCCTATCATCGTCGACAATGGTCTAAAG AGCTTTCAATTGGATAGAAAGAGTGGGAAAATATGTTACATGCTCGCGGCTAGATCTTTATCCATCGCTTGGGTTGATGATGGGCGCTATTGGGAGTGGATTTCTATGCCTAACTCCAG GTTCCGCAAAGTCGCAAAGCTTCACATTGTATGTTGGCTTGATATTCGTGGGATGATAAACATGCGTGACTTGTCCCCAAATACTCAATACGCGGCTTATCTTGTGTTCAACTTGATTAATGCCTCAGGATTTCATAATCCAAATTCTCCGGTGGAAATATCAGTTGATGTCGAAGGTGGCTGCAGGAGTACTAAAAATGTCTATTTGGATCCGACTGTGGAAGATAGGTCTCACAACAGAGAAGTAGGATTGCAACAAACTAGTGTGAGAAATGATGGGTGGTTGGAGATTGAGATTGGAGAGTTTTTCAATCCAGGCCTAGAAGATGAAGAAGTTCAGATGAATGTTAAAGAGACAAATGATTATAGTTCGAAGATGGGTCTCTTTGTTGAAGGAATAGAGGTTAGGCCTAAGTAA